GCTGTTCGACGCCTTCGCCTCGAAGGAGAAGTCGCTGCACGCCAACGCGGGCAAGCACTTCGCGTTCCCGCGGTTCGAGGCCGACAGCGCGGCCCGGTTCCTCGTCCGGCACCTCGGCGGGGCGGTCACCGCGCTGGTCTGACCTGCGCGGTCGCATGTCTGACCCGCGCGGTCGCGGCGCCCGGCTCGTCAGTCGGGCGCCGCGGCCGTGGCCCGGCCTGACCCGCCCCGGACCAGGTCAGGCCGGGGCGGGTCAGGCCCGGTGTTCCGGACGGGACGCCTCAGCCGATCCCCAGGACGGGCAGGCACTCCTCGACGCCGACCAGTTCGATGTCGTCCCGGCGGACCCTTTCCCACGCCTCCCGGCTGAGCCGCCACTGCTGGATGCGCGCGGGCTCACCGCGGCGGGTGTCCCAGTCCGTGCCGTTCGGTTCGTAGCCCAGGCCGCGGGAGACGCGGTTGGATGCCTCGTTGTCGACGAACGCGTCGCTGCCGGCTTCCCGCGCGCCCAGCCCGGCGAAGGCCAGATGCAGCGCCGCCGCCCGCATCTCCCTGCCCAGCCCCTGCCCTCGGCGGCCGGGGGCCAGCCACGAGAAACTGGACACCGTGCGGAACCGCGCGAAGTCCCGGCCGACGAGGTCCTGCATGCCGACCGGTTCGCCGTCGACGAGCACGGCGAAGTACAGCCGCCACGCGTCCGGACTCACCCGGGCGCGGCCGGCCCATACGGCGCGCAGCCACCGCCACTCCCGTTCGGGGCTGTCGGCGTAGAACGAACTCGGGTCGTCGAACGGCCACGGCTCGGCGTCGGCGATCCCGGCCCGCACCAACGGCACGAGACGTTCCAGCAGTTCGTCGGAGGCTCCGGCCAACGTCAGGCGCGGCGTGCGGACTTCGACGTTCAGCGGCGGGTAGGTGTGGGCCACGGCCTGACTGTAGCCAGCCCTCCCGGGCCGCCGCACCCGGGTTGATCCCGGGCGTCGACGGCCGTGGGACGGGGCCCGTCGACCGCCGCCTCCTCGCCGAGCCCGGCCCCCGAACGAGGAACCCCCGATCAGCCCCGGATTCGATCAGCCCCCGATCCGATCAGCCCCGGATCAGCCCTGGCTGGGAGATTCGGCGTCGATAGCACGGTCCGGCAGGGTGACGAGGAGCGTCGCGATGGCGAAGACGGCCAGCACGAGAGCCAGTGTGTGCAGGGCATGCGAGGTCGCGCCGTCGCGGAAGCAGATCCCGATCAGGGTGGACGCCGCGATCGCGCCGAGGAACTGGGCGGTGCGGTAGAGCCCGCTCGCGGTACCGATGGTGCCGGGCGCGGCCTGCCGGTAGAGCACGTTCTGGTTGGCGAGGCTCACCAGGCCCTGCACCGCGCCGAAGACCACCCCCACGATCAGCAGCACCGCCCACGGGGTGGCGGAGCCCAGCACGAACAGCATCGCGGTGCCCAGCACGAGCAGGACCGCCGAGAGCGCCAGCCGCGGCCGGGCCCGACCGCGCAGCGGCAGCGAGGACAGCAGCATGGCCGTGCCCGACAGCGGCAGCAGGACCAGGCCGGCCGCGGTGTCGCCGAGGTGCCTGGTGGTCTCCAGCCACTGCACGTAGCCGAACACCGTGGCATAGAGCGGAACGAAGACCAGCGTCTGGCGCAGGTACGTCCGCAGGATCGGCCGGACCGTGGCCGCCGGACCGAGCCGCAGGAACGGCACGACGGCCCGGCGTTCGACCCTGACCAGCGCGGCGCACGCGGCGGCCGCGGGCGCCAGCAACCACAGCAGCCCGAGGGTGGGGTCGGACAGCAGCAGCATCACCGCGAGCAGGGCCACGCAGAACAGCGCGACACCGGCGACGTCCGCCGGCTGCCTTTCCCCGGCATCGGGGGACTCCCGCGGTACGAGGGCGAGGGTGAGGATCAGCACCAGCGCCGCGAGCGGGGCGTTGACCACGAACACGGCCTGCCAGCCGAAGCAGAGGATGAGCAGGCCGCCGAGGGTCGGCCCGACGGCCGCGACGGCCTGCGAACACACCGCGAGCACGGCCAGCGCGCGCCGTGCCCCGCCGGGGTCGAGGCCCTCCGATTCCTGCTGCCTGCGCAGGACGGCCATCGCGGCGGGGAAGCCCGCGCTGGTGCCGATGCCGATCGCCAGGCGTACCCCGACCAGCCAGCCGAACGAGACGGGCAGGAGTGCGACGAGGCCGGCCACCAGCGTGATCAGGCTTCCGTAGACCAGCGTCCGCCGGGCGCCGAGCCGGTCCACGAGCAGCCCGAGCACCGGCTGCCCGATGGCCGAGGCCAGATAGAGGCCCGACACGAGCCATACGGTCCGATCGGTCCGCGCGCCGAACTCCTTCCCGATCGGGATGAGGGCGACGGAGATGACCGTGGTGTTGATCGGGTTGAGCAGGGTGCTCGTGGCCAGCGGCAGCAGCAGGAGGCCCCCCTTGCCGGAGGCGGCCTCGCTCCCGCCCCGCCCCTCGCCCTGTGCCGGCGCCTGTTCTCGCGCCTGCGCGCTCACCGGGTCTCCTGAGCGCCGATCCGGTAGACGCGTCGCGCCGTGCCGGCGAACAGCGCGGCCCGCTCGTCGGCGGAGGCGCCCGAGGAGATGCGCTTGAACGTGTTCCACAGCGTCGAGTAGGTCGTCCCCATCCGATCGACGGGGAAGTTGCTCTCGTAGAGGCAGCGCTCGGCGCCGAACTCCTCGACGCACGTGGTGATCCACGGCCCCCACAGCCGGGCCAGCAGCTCCGAGGACGGCGGCTCGGCCGCGGTCCGGTAGTCGAACTCGGCGGCTCGGCTCATCAGCCCGCCGAGCTTGCACACCACGTTGGGGCGTTCGGCCAGCCGGCGGATCGAGGCCCGCCACGCGGCGAAGACCTCGTCGCGCCGGCCCGCGTAGGGGCCGTAGCCGAGCGGGAACCCGCAGTGGTTGAGCACGATGGTCAGCTCGGGCACCTCGTCGGCCAGGGCGATGACGTCGTCGAGCTGGTGGTGGAAGACCAGCGCGTCGAGGCTCAGTCCCAGTTCTCCCAGGACGCGCGCGCCCTGGACGACGGCGGGCTCCGCGAGCAGTCCGGGGCGGACGTAGGGCCGGCCGTTCTCGATCTCGTCGCTCGGGTCCCAGTGGCTGGAGTAGCGGATGCCCTTGAACCGGCCGGGGGCGGCGCTCAGGTGCGCGTGCAGCACCTCCTCGACCCCGCGCCCCAGAGCGAGGTCGGCGAACCCGACGATGCCGTCGGCCATGCCCGGACGGCCTGACGTCTCACGGACGACGAACTCGGTCTCGCCGACCGGGCGCAGCTCCTCCGGCCCGGTGCCGCGGTAGTGCGTGACGCACTCGACGAAGACGGTGGACTCGACGCGGTGTCCTGAGCCCAGGTCCTCGGCCAGCTCTCCGAAGAGGTAGGGCGAGGAGCCGATCTCCCACAGGTGGTGGTGGCTGTCCACGATGGGCAGATCGGGCTCCAGGACCGCTTCCTCGGTCCCGCGCGCCAGCCATTCCTCGTCGGAGGGGTGAATCCGGCCGTACTCGGTCGGTCGGCCGGGGGCTCCGAAGAGATCCGATGTGGACATGGTGCGTCCTCCCACTCGTTGTCAGGCCAACAGTTCCACATAGTGACTTCATGACTGCGGCTCTCATTCGCCAGGGTTCATGATGTACTGGATCAAGACCAAGAATTCCGCCACACTGGTCACACATGGTGAAACCAAGGAGGACTGATGAGCAGCCCTGTGGACGGACCGACGACTGCCACGCCCGGCGGGGAGACCGCACGACGGGCGTTGCGGCTGCTCCGGGCGGTCGCCCTCGCCCAGGAACCTCGGCGGCTGGCGGAGTTGCAGGCCGAGACAGGGCTGAACAAGAGCGTCACCTACCGGCTGCTGCGGATCCTGCAGGAGGAGGGCTACCTGAAGCACACCGCCGAGGGCTACTCGACGGGCGGCGAACTGATCGCACTGGCCCTGACCGCCCTTCCCCGACGGAACAGCTACCTCGCCGCCCGTCCGGTGATGCAGGCGTTGACCTACCGCATCGGGGAGACCGTCACGCTGCACCGGCGCGCCGACGACCGGGCCGTGATCGTACTGGTGGCGGAGAACCAGGACCGGCCGATCCGCTATGCCGCGAGGGTCGGCGAGACGACGGAGCTCGCCCGGGGATGCACCGGCCGCGCCATGCTCGCCCAGCTGCCCGCCCACGTGGTCCGGCAACTCCTGGAGAGCACCGCCGACACCGCGGAGACCACGCTGGACGACGTGGAGCGGGTCCGGTCGAGCGGCTGGTCGTACACCGAGGAGGCCAACCACACCGGCGTCGCGGGCATGGCCTGCGCGCTGCCCCGGCGCGACCCGAGAGCGGAGGTCATGACCCTCAACATCTCCGGACCCGTGGGCCGGATGAACGCCCAGGTCGCCGCGCGCCTGGCTCCCGTCCTGATCGACGCGGCGAAGAAGCTCTCGGCCCTGGGCGTCAACTTCGACCCGGCCGACTGACGCGGTCGCGGTCGCGGCGCGGCACGGCACTGCGCTGCGCTGCGCTGCGCGGGCAGCGAAGTGGCGAGCATCGCCCCCGTGGGTGCGCTCGCGCGGTGAATATCCCCTCCGCGCCATGTCATCATATGATGACATCATCTGATGACAATCTTGGAGAACGTTGATGAGTGGCCGCCATACAGGACCTGACCTGCGACACCGTGCTCTGGTCCCCGTACTGGTCTTCGTAGGCACCGTGGTCGCCGTGATCAGCAGCCTGGGCGCTCCCCTGGTGCCCACCATCGCGGCCGTCGACCACGTCTCACTGTCCGACGCCCAGTGGTCGCTCACCATCACCCTGCTCGTCGGCTCGATCGCCACACCCGTCCTGGGGCGGCTGGGCGACGGGCCGCACCGGCGGGGAGTCGTACTCGGAGCCCTGGCCGTGGTGACGCTCGGTGGCGTGCTCGCCGCGCTGCCACTCGGGTTCGGCTCCCTGGTCGCCGGACGCGGCCTGCAGGGCGTGGGCCTCGGCCTCGTCCCGCTGGCCATCGCCACCGCACGCGACGCGCTGTCGGCCGAGCGCTCGCGGTCGGCCGTCGCGATGCTCTCCATCACCACCGTGGCCGGTGTCGGCCTGGGCTACCCGCTCACCGGCCTGATCACCGAGTCGCTGGGCGTCCACGCGGCCTTCTGGTTCGGCGCGATCATCTGCGCCCTGGCGCTGCTCGGCGCCGCACTGGTCCTCCCCGAGTCCGGCGCCCGGAAGAGCCGGCCGCTGGACGCGCTCGGGGCCGTGCTCCTGGCCGTCGGCCTGGCCTCGCTGCTGCTCGCACTGAGCGAGGGCGACGTCTGGGGATGGACCTCTCCCCGCGTCCTCGGCATGATCGTGTTCGCCGTCGTCGTCCTGGTCGCCTGGAGCCGCCACGAGCTGCGCACCGGCCACCCGCTGGTGGACCTGCGGTCGCTGCGGAACCACTCGGTCCTGACCGCCAACGTCGCCGGCCTGATCGCCGGTGTGGCCATGTACATGTTGATGTCGATGGTGACCCGCTTCGTCCAGACCCCCAGCAGCGCCGGCTACGGATTCGGCACCTCGGTCCTGGTCACCGGCCTGGTGCTGCTGCCCTTCTCCGCCGCCAGCGTCGCGTCCAGCAAGCTCGTACCGCTGCTGGCCAGGCGGACCTCGTCCGCGATGGTGCTGCCGATCGGCTGCGGGGTCTCGCTGGTGTCGATGGTGCTGTTCCTGGTCGCCCGCGGCAGCCTGTGGGAGCTCTTCGTCATCATGGGCGTCGCCGGGCTCGGCGTCGGCTGCACCTTCGCAGTCATGCCCGGGCTGATCGTCAACGCGGTCCCCTCACACGAGACCGGCAGCGCCATCAGCTTCAACCAGGTGCTGCGCACCATCGGCTACACCACGGGCAGCGTGCTGAGCGCGGTCGTCCTGGAGGCGCACACCCCGTCCGGCCAACCGCTGCCGACCAACAGCGGATACGAGACCGCCGCGTGGCTGGGTTGCGTCATCTGGGTGGTCACCGCTGTCGTTACGATCATCGTGCCGAAGCGGGGGGCCGCGGCCGCGAAGCGCGCCATGACTGTGGACGAGGAAGTGCTGATGGACGAGAGCATCGCCGACGCCGAGACGGCCGAGGACACCACCTCGGCCGCCCACGCCCGGTCCGCCCGGTGACCACCGGCAAGCGACGCGACTCCGCGCGCAGCCGGGCACTGCTGCTGGAGGCGGCGGCCAGCCTCTTCGCCGAACGCGGCTACGACCGCAGCACCACCCGGGAGATCGGCGAGCGCGCCGGGGTCGACCCGGCCCTGATCGCCCGCTACTTCGGCGGCAAAGCGCAGCTCTACCTCGCGGCACTCGACCTCGACCGGGCCAGCGCCCCGCCCGCCGACCTGCTCGAACCGGAGCGCACCAGGATGCTCCTCGAAGCGGTGGCCCGACGCGGCGCAGGCCCCCTCTTCCGGGCGGCCATCACTCCCCTGGAGGACCCCGAGGTCCAGGCCGCCGCCATGGGGCAACTGGGCTGGCGGCTGGTGGACCCGCTGTGCCAGCGGTTCACCCGCGAGGGCCTGGACCGGCCCCAGCTGCGGGCGGAGCTGCTGGTGGCCTCCTTCCTCGGCGTCATCCTGTCCCGTAACAGCGGCGCGTTCCGCGCGCTGGCCGAGGCCGACACCGAAGAGGTCGTCCAGCTGGTCCTGGGCATGCTCGACCAGAGTCACTGACCACGGCCGCGCCAGGCCCGGCCCGGCGCCCGCCCCGGCGCCGCGAGCACACCGCGCTCACCGGACCAGGCACCCGGCCCCGCACGACGCGTGCGGGGCCGTCGCCGTACGGTCCCGGACCGGTCACAGGTGGTAGGGCTGTCCGGTCTGCGCGGGGGAGATCTGGTCGGTCGGAACCTGCTTGAGGGCGGCCATCACCCGCGGGTCGGAGACCAGGGAGACCAGCTGCGCCTCGGTGAGCGGCACGAGGGCGCGTCGGGGTTACCGATGCGCGCGCACAGGGCAGCACGGGTGTTGCGGCGCGGGCGCGGCCGGACATGGAGAGGTGACGGCCGCCCCTTCGAGAGGACGCCCATGGCGATCAGCACCGAGACCGACTACGAGGCGATGTACCGGCAGCACTACCAGGAGGTGCTGCGCTTCGTCAGACGGCGTGCGGACGCCGCGCAGGTCGACGACATCGTCGTGGAGACGTTCACGATCGCCTGGCGGAAGCGGCGTTCGCTGCCCGAGGACGTCGCACCCTGGCTGTACGCCACCGCGCGCAACACGATGCTCAACGCCCACCGCGGCCTGCGGCGCCGGGCGGCGCTCGCGGTGCGGATCGCGGGACAGCCCCGGGACGACTCCTACGACCCCGCGGGCGCCGCCGACGCCCGGATCGATCTGGGCGCGGCGTGGCGCCGGTTGGCGGCCAGGGATCAGGAGGTGCTGTCACTGGTCGTCTGGGAGGGCCTGACCGACGCGCAGGCCGCCGTGGTCCTCGGCTGCTCGCCGTCCTCGGTCCGGATGCGGCTGTCCCGGGCGCGGGGGCGGCTGCGCGAGCTGCTCGGGCCGGTCGCCGTCGTCCCGAGCGGTCAGAGGGTCTCCCGGTGAGAGGCGGACCGCCCTTCGAACGGCGTCGGACCGACGCGGCGCCCGAGTCCCGCCCCTTCGTACGGAATGGAACGACCATGCCCGAGAACCTCGATCTCGACCTGTTCCTCGCCGGCCACGACGCCGCCCCCGACGGTGAGCTCACCGCCGCCGAGCTGGAACGGCGCGAGCGGCTTCTCGGCTCCCTGCTCGCCGGGGAGCGGAGCCGCCGCCGGTCGCGGGCGCCCCGCAGCCGGGCGGTGTGGGCGGGGGTGGCCGTCGTCGCGACGTGTGCCGCCGCCTACGGTGCGGTGACGCTGAACGGCGGCTCGGCCGCGCCGGAGCGTGGCGTCGCCCTCACGAAGCCGGAAGCGGGCGGCAGCAGCGCCGCGGCCGCCTCCCCGTCCGCCTCCCCGTCCGCCTCCGCGGCCACGGCGCCGTCGCACATCGACCCGCGGTGCCTCGCGTGGGCCGACGGCCTGCCGGTGGGCAAGGACGCGCCCGCCGTCGCCGTCACCGCGACCGGAAAGGCGCTCGGCGAGATCGTGCTGGCCGGCGGGAAGGCCTACGCGTGCGAGGTCAACGGGGACGGAAGCGGCGGCTTCGAACTCCTGGGCCCCGCCGCCGTGGACGTGGCGGCGAAGCAGCTCGTCCTCGGTCCGGGAAGGTCGGAGGCGAGCCGGACCGGAAGCGGCGCCGGCACCTCGTTCACGGTCGGCCGGGTCGGTACGGGCATCCGATCGGTGGTCCTGCGCCTGCCGGACGGGCGCGGTGTGGCCACGAGGGTCCAGAACCACTGGCTCATGGCCGTCTGGACGTCCACCAGCACGGGCCCTGACATCACGTCGGGGACCGTCACGTACACCGACGGCACCACGCACCCGCTCCCGCAGAGCGTGCTCGGCGACCAGTGAGTCCTCGATCGGCCACGAGGCGGACGCGGGCGGCGCAGCCCGCATCCGCGTCGCCCGCCCGTCCGCCCGTCCGCCCGTCCGCCCGCCACCTACCCCGCACCGCCGATGCGGCGGATCTCCTCCAGCGGGTACGGGGTCCGCCGGCTCCGGCTCTGGAACGCGAGGTTGAACCCCGACACCACCGCGGCGACCGGCGCGTGGCGGGCGATGAGGGCCGCGGCCTCCTCGGGGATTCCGGTGGGGCGCCCGCGGCTGCCGTCCGCGTAGCCGCGCACCAGCGCGTAGCGGCCGTCCCGGTCCTCCCTGCGGACGCCGCACAGGGCGGTGACCAGCCAGTTCACCAGGTACGTGGCGGCGTAGCAGCGGTCGTAGACCTGGTGCCGGTCGAAGAAGTCGGCCTCGTCCCGGGACAGTTCGAAGTCGGAGGAGATGGCGAGACCGTAGTCCGCGAAGTAGAGGTGCCGGCCGTCGGTCAGGATGTTCTCGAAGTGCACGTCGAAGTGGAGGAGCCCGCGGCTGTTCATGAACGGGATACCCGCCTCCAGCTCCTTCTCCACCATCGCGCAGGCCCGGTTGGCGGCCTCGTCCCCCGCTTCCACCTGCACGCTCAGCCACTGGTGCAGGTTCTGCGGGATGTACTCCAGGAACAGCGCGACGCTCGCCGAGGACCGCCGAAGAGCCTCGATCCGACGGCGCACCGGCGCCCCGCCGCCCCAGTAGGCCACGGCCTGTTCGACGTCGGCCAGGTCCTCGGGCAAGGGTGTCGAGTCCGGCACCACCCGCCAGTGGTACATCAGCGGGAAGCCCTCGTACTCCCCCGCGAGCGCCCAGTCGGACGTCGCGGCCTGCGCCGCGAGCTCGCGCCAGACCCCGAAGCCCGCTGCGCCGCGGAGGCCGACGCCGTAGTGGCAGAAGAGCGGCAGCCCGAACAGGTTCGCCGTGGACCCGACGTGCTCGGGCTGCCGCTCCAGGTCGGTCAGGGGCACCCGCTTGACGAAGACCGGCGTTCCGGCGACGTCCAGCCGCGCCGACTTCCCGCCGATACCGGACCCGAGCGGCACCGCCTCGTCGTCCAGGAGCTTCCGCAACGCGTCGTCGCTGAGCGCGGCCAGGGCGGCGGAGACGGCTCCGTGGGCGGCGAGGCGCCTCGCGCGCCGGTCGGGGGCCGTGTCCTGGGACCTGCCGGGGACTTCCACTGCCGCCTCCACGTGTGCGCTGAACCCGACCTCGCGTCGACGGCCCCGGCCCCGGCCCCGCCGCCAGGGCGCCCTCGCCGCGGTGCTGGTAACGGGCACTCGTACCAGTGAACGTCGAAGTGCCCTTCGTGGTGCCCGTGCCAGTTGCCGTGGCCGTGCCCGTTGCCGCGCCCGCGCCCGTGCCCGTGGCCGTGCCCGTGCCCGTGCCCGTTGCCGTGGCCGTAGCGGTGCGCGGACCGGACGGCCCACGCCCGGCAGCGCCGCCCGAGACGAGGGCCGCTTTTTGAACGGCGTGTGAAACCCGCCCTCGAAACCGGCACAGAACCACTCTTTCCGCGCTCCGAGTCGTTGACACCCCGCCGAGCGGCTGCCTAGCGTACGGCCAGGCCAGCACGGCGAACGACACCGGACCGCAAAGGTCGGTGGCACGCGGCAAGCCCGTCATGGGCGGACGAGGTGGGCGGAATGGACGCAGGGACGGCGACAGCCGCACAGCGCTGCCACACCCGTACCTGCTGCTGTCCGGGCTGCTGTCGACCCGTGGGCCGCACTCTCTGTCGAGGCTGACCCGCAGGACCGCGAGCCCGTCGGCCGGCCTTCTCTGAGACCGGGTCCGCCGGCCCCTCCGAGCCGCAGCCTCCGCCGCCCTCACCGCCGGTGCCAGTGCCGGTGCCAGCGCCAGCGCCGGTGCCCGGCCGCGCGCACCTCCCGCTCGGCAGGTGCGTGGCGCGACGGGCCGAACGCACCCCTCCCGCATCTCCCATCCCCCGCGGTCCCGGACGCCCCGGAGCCGCGCCGTGCCCGCGCCGCGGGACGGTCCCTCCTTGCCCACGGAGTCCCCGATGAGCGAGCCCTCCCCGACCGCACCCGCGATCCCCCACCCGGCCGAACCCACCGAAGATCCACCATCACCGCCCGCTCCAGGCCGACTTGACGTGTCGTCAGTCCGCCGGCCGACGGACCAGCGTGTCGTACCGCTGCGCCACCCCGGGCGCTGGGTGCTGACCGCGGCCGTCCTCGTCGTCGCCGCCCAACTGGTCCACGGGCTGGTCACCAACCAGTTCTTCCAGTGGCACCGGTTCGGCTACTGGTTCCTGCGCCCGGCGATCCTGCACGGCCTGTCCACCACCCTCCAGGTGACGGCGTGGAGCGCGCTGCTGGGCCTGCTCGGCGGCATCCTGCTGGCCGCCGCACGGCTCTCGCGGAGTCCGGTACTGCGCGCGGTGAGCTGGTTCTACGTGTGGCTGTTCCGCTCGGTGCCGCTCATCGTCGTCCTGCTCTTCCTCTACAACTTCCAGGCGCTGTACGCCACGTTGAGCCTGGGTGTGCCGTTCGGTCCGGGGTTCGTGCACTTCGGCGAGGCGAAGGTGGCCACCGAGATGGTGGTCGCGGTGATCGGCATCAGCCTCAACGAGGCCGCGTACGCCGCCGAGGTGGTGCGCGCCGGGGTGCTCTCCGTCGACCAGGGCCAGCACGAGGCGGCCGCCGCGCTCGGCCTGCCGCGCGGCTACCAGTTCACCCGGATCGTCTTCCCGCAGGCGCTGCGCGCGATCGTACCGACCTACGTCAACCAGCTGATCGGGCTGATCAAGAGCACCTCGCTGGTCTTCTACGTCTCGCTGCTCGACCTGTTCGGGCGGGTGCAGACCCTCAGCAGCACCTACCCGAGCGACATCGTGCCGCTGCTGCTGGTGGCGACCGTCTGGTACCTGATCCTCACCAGCCTGGTGTCAGTGGTCCAGTTCTACGTGGAGCGGTACTTCTCGCGCGGCGCGCTGCGCAACGTGCCGCCGACCCCGCTGCAACGGCTGCGGGCGACACTGCGGGACCTGCGTGCCCGCGTCGCGACGGAGGTGGCCCGATGAGCGCTACGACCCTCCCGGAGCCGGCCGGCGCCGCGGCGGTACGGCCGGCCGCGGTGAGCGTGCACGGCGCCTGGAAGAGCTTCGGCGGCCAGCAGGTGCTCGCCGGGATCGACCTGGAGGTGGCCGCCGGCGAGGTGCTGGTGGTGCTCGGGCCCTCCGGGTCGGGCAAGTCGACGCTGCTGCGGGCGATCAACCACCTGGAGCAACTGGACGCGGGCCACGTCGAGGTGGGCGGGGAGCCGATCGGGGTACGCCACTACCGCGGCCGGTTCAAGGAGCTCGGCCAGCGGCAGATCCGCGTCCAGCGCGGCCGGATCGGCTTCGTCTTCCAGAACTTCAACCTCTTCCCGCACCTGACCGCGCTGGACAACGTGGCCGCCGCGCCCGTCGCCACCGGCCGGGCCACCCGCGCCGAGGCCCGCGAGCGGGCCCGCGCCCTGCTGGACCGGGTGGGGCTCGCCGAACGCGCCGAGAGCTACCCCCGGCAGTTGTCCGGCGGCCAGCAGCAGCGGGTGGCCATCGCCCGGGCGCTGGCCCTGGAACCCGGGGTGATCCTCTTCGACGAGCCGACCTCCGCGCTCGACCCCGAACTCGTCGGCGAGGTGCTGGCGGTGATCAAGGACCTGGCCACCAGCGGCACCACGCTGATCGTGGTCACCCACGAGATCGGGTTCGCCCGGGAGGTCGCCGACTCGGTGGTCTTCCTCGACGGCGGCCGGGTCGTCGAGCAGGGGCCGCCGTCCGAGGTCCTGTCCGCGCCCCGCCACCCCCGCACCCGGGAGTTCCTCAGCCGCGTGCTGTGACCAGGGGCCGGCACCCCGCCCCGCCTCCGCTCCCCACGCCTCGACCACTCCTGCCCGTTCCCCGCTTCGAGCCCGCCCCTCGCACGACAAGGAAGGTCGTCATGCCTCGTCCCACCCTCCGCACCCCGCGCCCGGCCGGTGTGAGAACGCGCACCGCCCTGGCCGCCACGGCCGTCGGCGCGCTCCTGCTGGGGCTCGCCGCCTGCGGCAGCGACAGCAGCGCGGACGACTCCGCCCCGGCCGCGGCGACCGCCAAGGGCGCCGTCGTGGTCGGCGCGCTCTCCAACGGCGCGGCCAAGCAGACCACGCTGACGGTGCCCGAGGTGGCCTCGATCCGCGCGGAACTGCCCACGTCCGTACGGGACAGCGGGCAGTTGGTGGTGGGCGAGGGCTTCCTGCCCTCCGGCTCCCCGCCGCTCGGCTACGTCGGAAC
This portion of the Actinacidiphila yeochonensis CN732 genome encodes:
- a CDS encoding IclR family transcriptional regulator encodes the protein MSSPVDGPTTATPGGETARRALRLLRAVALAQEPRRLAELQAETGLNKSVTYRLLRILQEEGYLKHTAEGYSTGGELIALALTALPRRNSYLAARPVMQALTYRIGETVTLHRRADDRAVIVLVAENQDRPIRYAARVGETTELARGCTGRAMLAQLPAHVVRQLLESTADTAETTLDDVERVRSSGWSYTEEANHTGVAGMACALPRRDPRAEVMTLNISGPVGRMNAQVAARLAPVLIDAAKKLSALGVNFDPAD
- a CDS encoding MFS transporter; translation: MSGRHTGPDLRHRALVPVLVFVGTVVAVISSLGAPLVPTIAAVDHVSLSDAQWSLTITLLVGSIATPVLGRLGDGPHRRGVVLGALAVVTLGGVLAALPLGFGSLVAGRGLQGVGLGLVPLAIATARDALSAERSRSAVAMLSITTVAGVGLGYPLTGLITESLGVHAAFWFGAIICALALLGAALVLPESGARKSRPLDALGAVLLAVGLASLLLALSEGDVWGWTSPRVLGMIVFAVVVLVAWSRHELRTGHPLVDLRSLRNHSVLTANVAGLIAGVAMYMLMSMVTRFVQTPSSAGYGFGTSVLVTGLVLLPFSAASVASSKLVPLLARRTSSAMVLPIGCGVSLVSMVLFLVARGSLWELFVIMGVAGLGVGCTFAVMPGLIVNAVPSHETGSAISFNQVLRTIGYTTGSVLSAVVLEAHTPSGQPLPTNSGYETAAWLGCVIWVVTAVVTIIVPKRGAAAAKRAMTVDEEVLMDESIADAETAEDTTSAAHARSAR
- a CDS encoding serine/threonine-protein kinase, producing the protein MEVPGRSQDTAPDRRARRLAAHGAVSAALAALSDDALRKLLDDEAVPLGSGIGGKSARLDVAGTPVFVKRVPLTDLERQPEHVGSTANLFGLPLFCHYGVGLRGAAGFGVWRELAAQAATSDWALAGEYEGFPLMYHWRVVPDSTPLPEDLADVEQAVAYWGGGAPVRRRIEALRRSSASVALFLEYIPQNLHQWLSVQVEAGDEAANRACAMVEKELEAGIPFMNSRGLLHFDVHFENILTDGRHLYFADYGLAISSDFELSRDEADFFDRHQVYDRCYAATYLVNWLVTALCGVRREDRDGRYALVRGYADGSRGRPTGIPEEAAALIARHAPVAAVVSGFNLAFQSRSRRTPYPLEEIRRIGGAG
- a CDS encoding RNA polymerase sigma factor, translating into MAISTETDYEAMYRQHYQEVLRFVRRRADAAQVDDIVVETFTIAWRKRRSLPEDVAPWLYATARNTMLNAHRGLRRRAALAVRIAGQPRDDSYDPAGAADARIDLGAAWRRLAARDQEVLSLVVWEGLTDAQAAVVLGCSPSSVRMRLSRARGRLRELLGPVAVVPSGQRVSR
- a CDS encoding GNAT family N-acetyltransferase, translated to MAHTYPPLNVEVRTPRLTLAGASDELLERLVPLVRAGIADAEPWPFDDPSSFYADSPEREWRWLRAVWAGRARVSPDAWRLYFAVLVDGEPVGMQDLVGRDFARFRTVSSFSWLAPGRRGQGLGREMRAAALHLAFAGLGAREAGSDAFVDNEASNRVSRGLGYEPNGTDWDTRRGEPARIQQWRLSREAWERVRRDDIELVGVEECLPVLGIG
- a CDS encoding TetR/AcrR family transcriptional regulator — translated: MTTGKRRDSARSRALLLEAAASLFAERGYDRSTTREIGERAGVDPALIARYFGGKAQLYLAALDLDRASAPPADLLEPERTRMLLEAVARRGAGPLFRAAITPLEDPEVQAAAMGQLGWRLVDPLCQRFTREGLDRPQLRAELLVASFLGVILSRNSGAFRALAEADTEEVVQLVLGMLDQSH
- a CDS encoding MFS transporter, whose protein sequence is MSAQAREQAPAQGEGRGGSEAASGKGGLLLLPLATSTLLNPINTTVISVALIPIGKEFGARTDRTVWLVSGLYLASAIGQPVLGLLVDRLGARRTLVYGSLITLVAGLVALLPVSFGWLVGVRLAIGIGTSAGFPAAMAVLRRQQESEGLDPGGARRALAVLAVCSQAVAAVGPTLGGLLILCFGWQAVFVVNAPLAALVLILTLALVPRESPDAGERQPADVAGVALFCVALLAVMLLLSDPTLGLLWLLAPAAAACAALVRVERRAVVPFLRLGPAATVRPILRTYLRQTLVFVPLYATVFGYVQWLETTRHLGDTAAGLVLLPLSGTAMLLSSLPLRGRARPRLALSAVLLVLGTAMLFVLGSATPWAVLLIVGVVFGAVQGLVSLANQNVLYRQAAPGTIGTASGLYRTAQFLGAIAASTLIGICFRDGATSHALHTLALVLAVFAIATLLVTLPDRAIDAESPSQG
- a CDS encoding amidohydrolase family protein, coding for MSTSDLFGAPGRPTEYGRIHPSDEEWLARGTEEAVLEPDLPIVDSHHHLWEIGSSPYLFGELAEDLGSGHRVESTVFVECVTHYRGTGPEELRPVGETEFVVRETSGRPGMADGIVGFADLALGRGVEEVLHAHLSAAPGRFKGIRYSSHWDPSDEIENGRPYVRPGLLAEPAVVQGARVLGELGLSLDALVFHHQLDDVIALADEVPELTIVLNHCGFPLGYGPYAGRRDEVFAAWRASIRRLAERPNVVCKLGGLMSRAAEFDYRTAAEPPSSELLARLWGPWITTCVEEFGAERCLYESNFPVDRMGTTYSTLWNTFKRISSGASADERAALFAGTARRVYRIGAQETR